Proteins co-encoded in one Quercus robur chromosome 8, dhQueRobu3.1, whole genome shotgun sequence genomic window:
- the LOC126695568 gene encoding protein ACCELERATED CELL DEATH 6-like produces the protein MEKTPATEAEDLEIENQYYGLPLFQATSEFSCSVVSEDVKIDVVPTQTRMERRLIRIEQLTKRFTSNPNSSSLLATSSSSSSKSTKEQSLDHTNSEEENIIGAHRFMDLDFYKAVIKDDVDGFIDTLERVSTEKELSLRAIFDQVSPSGNSLLHIAASFDNCDTVRLIAKHSPWLLSKKNFKGDTPLHIAARAGYLNTVMKLLVLNSSEPEAESESTTFLLCLRAQNEEGNTALHEALINGHEMLAFSLIYMLMQEPEPLYYLNNKEGKSPLYLATEACFYGCVSTMLDQIIKYDNQYGKLQGKSPVQAAIMKQNTDILDLILKKKPDWIHLRDEEGRTPLHWAASIGYLEGVRLLLGRNASIATERDKNGLFPIHIASAKGHVHLIQELLQYWPNSRELLNHNGQNILHVAATTGELNVVNYILKTPGLESLINDTDNDGNTPLHLATMHWHPKLVSAFTWDKKVDLTLINSEGLTALDIAECSIGNTLTFRQRLTMIPLRAAGVPRNPSANARRQCFIRLEEQKTDICKDKVNTLLLVSTVVATVTFAAGFSIPGGYNSSGEDSGTATLITHNLFHVFIFCDTIAMYSSVVVAVTLIWAQLGDVHLVLIALKTASPLLGVALATMSLAFLAAVYLVVSTLNWLANVIMIMGLVFLVALIALYFLLWFPMSSSCLILRYVSYYPFCLLVLVAGSGELVV, from the exons ATGGAAAAAACTCCTGCCACGGAAGCTGAGGACCTTGAGATTG AAAACCAATATTATGGACTTCCTTTGTTCCAAGCCACATCTGAATTCAGCTGCAGCGTGGTGTCAGAAGATGTTAAGATAGATGTAGTGCCAACACAAACCAGAATGGAGAGAAGACTGATCAGGATCGAACAATTAACCAAAAGATTCACTTCAAATCCAAATTCCAGCAGTCTGTTGGCGACAAGTAGTAGTAGTTCATCGAAGTCGACCAAAGAGCAGTCCTTGGATCACACTAATTCGGAAGAAGAGAATATAATTGGCGCACATAGATTCATGGATCTTGATTTTTACAAGGCTGTCATAAAAGATGATGTTGACGGTTTCATTGATACCCTTGAACGAGTTTCAACAGAGAAGGAACTATCTCTACGTGCTATTTTTGACCAAGTAAGCCCCTCTGGGAACTCATTGCTCCATATAGCCGCTAGCTTTGATAATTGTGACACAGTGAGGCTGATAGCTAAACACTCCCCATGGCTTCTTTCCAAGAAAAATTTCAAAGGCGATACGCCACTCCATATTGCTGCCAGAGCCGGATACCTAAACACTGTCATGAAGTTATTGGTTCTCAATTCATCTGAGCCTGAGGCTGAGAGTGAAAGCACAACTTTTTTATTGTGTTTGAGGGCTCAAAATGAGGAGGGAAACACTGCCTTGCACGAAGCTCTGATAAATGGGCATGAAATGCTGGCCTTTTCTCTAATATACATGCTCATGCAAGAACCTGAACCgctgtattatttaaataacaagGAAGGGAAGTCACCATTGTATCTGGCAACTGAGGCTTGTTTCTATGGTTGTGTCAGTACTATGTTGGACCAAATAATTAAGTATGACAACCAATATGGAAAGCTACAAGGAAAGTCACCTGTTCAAGCTGCCATTATGAAGCAGAATACAG atattttagatttgatACTCAAGAAGAAGCCAGATTGGATTCATTTACGGGATGAAGAGGGAAGGACACCTCTCCATTGGGCAGCATCTATTGGATACCTTGAAGGTGTTCGTCTCTTGCTTGGTAGAAATGCTTCCATTGCCACTGAAAGGGATAAAAATGGTCTCTTCCCAATTCACATAGCCTCCGCCAAGGGTCATGTTCATCTCATTCAAGAGTTGCTTCAGTATTGGCCCAATTCAAGAGAGTTGCTCAACCATAATGGTCAAAATATTCTACACGTTGCAGCTACAACTGGAGAACTTAATGTAGTGAACTACATCCTTAAAACTCCTGGACTTGAGTCGCTTATAAACGATACGGATAATGATGGAAATACACCCTTGCATTTGGCCACCATGCATTGGCATCCCAAACTTGTTAGTGCTTTTACGTGGGACAAGAAGGTGGACCTAACATTGATTAACAGTGAAGGATTAACAGCTCTTGATATTGCTGAATGCTCTATTGGAAACACGTTGACCTTTCGACAG CGACTGACAATGATTCCATTAAGAGCTGCCGGTGTGCCAAGAAATCCTAGTGCCAATGCTCGAAGACAATGTTTTATTAGATTGGAGGAACAGAAGACGGACATCTGTAAAGACAAAGTCAACACACTTCTGTTGGTGTCCACCGTTGTTGCCACAGTGACCTTTGCTGCTGGATTTTCAATTCCTGGTGGCTATAACTCCTCTGGCGAAGATTCTGGCACAGCCACTTTGATAACACACAACTTATTTCAcgttttcattttttgtgaCACTATAGCAATGTATAGCTCCGTTGTTGTTGCTGTCACTCTGATTTGGGCTCAATTAGGGGACGTCCATTTAGTGCTTATCGCGCTTAAAACAGCATCACCACTTCTTGGAGTTGCACTTGCCACAATGTCTTTGGCTTTCTTGGCTGCAGTATACCTTGTTGTGAGCACACTCAATTGGCTTGCCAATGTTATTATGATCATGGGTTTGGTCTTCTTGGTGGCTCTTATAGCACTCTACTTCTTACTTTGGTTCCCGATGTCATCGAGTTGCCTTATATTGCGTTACGTATCTTACTATCCTTTTTGTCTTCTGGTACTGGTGGCTGGAAGTGGTGAATTGGTAGTGTGA